Genomic segment of Brachyspira suanatina:
TCTCATCTGATTTTCAAGCATTCTGTATCTAGGAGAATATCTGCCATCTATATCTCTTAATTTCTGTCTGTCCCAATAGCTCATATAACCGCTTCCGAACCTGTAAAATCTTCCATTCCTATAATATGTTTTAGTATATCCCGGATTTGAAAATCTTGGTGTTGATAAATCATTTTTATAAGGATAAACAGGTATAGCATTCTTTGTTGTTTGCGGAATAAAAGGTCTTACATTCCCAACCCTAGGAGTCGGAGAATAACGATATTGTGAAAAAACCAAGCTTGCAACAGTTAAAAATATTAAAAATATTTTCATATATACCCTCCTAATTATTTTATATAATTATTATATAACTATTATATAATAAAGCAATATCAAAAAATAAGCCCCGCATAATAAATATCATGCGGGGTATAAAGTTGAGCGATTAAAAAAATTATTTATTTTGGTATACTTTGTCTATTTCTAAAAAACACTGACTTCTTAATTTTTGTAAGTCTGCTGAAGCTTTACTTCTAGCATCTATTGCAGCATTAATTGCATTTTGATCTGGAGTTTCTTTTCTCATTTCAGCGTTTATGTTTTGTGTTTGATTATATATTTCCATTCTTAAACTATCCATTTGAGGGAAATATTTATCTTGTATGCTTCTTACTTGATCAATTTGCTCTTGAGTAAGTGCAGCACCATAATATCCGTAACCTCTTCCATATCCAGCACCATATCCTCTGCCGTATCCGCATCCGCCTCTTCCGTAACCTCTACCATAGCCGCATCCATAACCATCGGCATATCCATAACCTCTTCTGTGTCCTCTTCCATAACCATCACCGTATCCGTAACCTGCACCATAACCTCTGCCATATTGAGCGAATAATGATACTGAACCTAAAACCATAATTGCTATTGAAATTAATATTACTGCTTTTTTACTTATTTTGTTTTTCATAATTGTTTTCTCCTTTTAATTTATATATTTTCTTAAATTATTATGCTAATTAATTATAGTAATAACATCCGTTATTATTGCCTCTGTTATAATAATTGTTATTATAACCGCAAGAGTTTCCTCTATTTCTTCCATTTCCATAACCTCTGCCATACTGGGCGAATAAAGACACTGAAGCAAAAATCATTATTAATGCTGAAATAAAAATTATAATACCTTTTCTCATATATTTTCTCCTGTTTTTTATTTTTTATCATTTTGTTTTCTTATGCCTTATTAGACGATGATAAAAATAAAAAGTTCCCGAAAAAATATAAATTTATTAAAAAAATTGAATTTTTTTATATACTAAGGGCATGTATATGTAATTTACTTAATTTTTTTATATAATTTCTTTATTAATCCTATTTTTCCAAAGCATATATAGTAGAATAATGCCAATATTAACACCACAGGAACGGCAACAGCTGTGAAACCTACCAAAAAGAATAATATGCCTGAGAAAAATTCTTTCAAAAATGAAATTAAATTCAAATATTTATTATATATATTTGTATTACTTTTTATTGCTTCCGGATTTGATATATTTAAAGTTACTCTTGAATAATCAACAGATGACTGAAGATTCTTTAAATTTCCTTTCATACTTTCTATTTCATAAGTTAAATTATTGATTCTATCTTCTACTTTTAGTATTTCATCAATATTTTTAGCTTCTCTTAAATAATTTCTTAATTTTTCTAAAAGTACTTCCCTATTTTTTATCCTATTTTCTGTATCATAATAAGCTTCTGTAACGTCCTGAGTATTTATATTTTTATTTTCAACTTTTTCATTTTGTTCTATGAAATCTATAAAGGTATAAAGATTTTCTTTAGGTATTCTTATATTAAGATAATATCTATTTTTAGAAGATTCAACATTATCAAAATATCCATTATATTCTTTTAATTTCTCTTCTATGGATTTATAGCTTTTTTCTACATCTTTTGAATTAACTCTTATATCAACTGAAACTATTAATTTTCTTTCTACAGCTGCCACATTTGAATCAGCATAGTCTGATACAGTACTTTCTTCTTCCATTCTGGCCTGAGGAGCAGGAGGCGGAGCAGATACTCCTGAAGTTGCAGCTAAAAAATTAATATTTTGCTCGGAAGATCCGCTTTTACCACCGCAAGATAAAAATAATAAAAATGTAAAGATTATAAATATAAATTTTTTCATATAATTACCCCCAAAAAATCATTTAATATAATAATGATATTATAACGAATTATTTTTTCAAGCTGTATTTTATATAAAAAGTATTTTATTTATTGTTACTTATATCTTTTAAATTATTTTTATCACAGTATACTATATTAGTATTAGGATTCAATTTCAAAACTTTATTATAATCTTTTATAGCCTCTTCATAAAGCCCTATATTATACTTAGCATTAGCCCTATTATGATAGGCAAGTTCATTATCAGGTTTTAATTCAATAGCCTTATTATAATCTTCTATAGCATCATAATACAAACCCAAATTATATTTTGCATTTCCTCTGTTATTATATGCCCATACATAATTTGGATTAAATTCTATAAACTTATTATAATCTCTTATAGACTCTTCAAATAAACCCAATTGAAATTTAGATAATGCCCTTAAATAATACATTTTCTCATCATTTGGATTTAATTCAATGGCTTTGTTATAATCATATATAGCATTTTCATAGAGTTTTAACTCCTGATTGGCAAGTCCTCTTATATAATATATTTCACTATCCGAACAGTTTATAAAATCATTAAGAAAATTATTGATTATATCTACAACATCTTTATAAAGTGAAAGATTAAATTTCTGTTTAACTAAATTCTTTATATCAATTAAATTATCATTCATAAAATATAGCCATTATGATATATTAAAGAATTTTATACTTTCTTCTAAAAACTTAGCTTTATCAAATAATCTCTTAGATAATTCGCTTGATTCCTCAGCCAAAGCAGCATTTTGAGTAGTAGCACTTTCTATACTATTTATAGCAATACTTATTTGAGAAACTCCTGCCTCTTGTTCTAATGATGTAGAAGTTATACTCTGCATTAAATCAGAAGTTCCGGATACTTTATCCTGCAATTGAATAAATATTTCCTGAGATTCCCTTGCAGTATTTGTAGCAGTATCTATTTTTTCAGCGGTATTATCAACAAGAGAAGTAATATCTTTAACAGATGTTTGAGTAGTTTGTGCCAAATTCCTAACCTCGCTTGCTACAACAGCAAAACCTTTTCCTTGAGTACCAGCACGGGCAGCCTCTACCGAAGCATTAAGAGCAAGTATATTAGTTTGAAATGCTATATCTTCAATAATCTTTGTAATATCTTTAATCTTATCGCTAGCCTGATGTACTTCTTCTATACTAGAAACTGTTTGTGCTATTATATTGGCAGCTCCTTCAATATGTGTCATAGATTCAGACATCATATTTTTACCGGATACAGAATTATCAGCAGATGCTTTAATAGTAGAAACTATTTCCTCCAAACTTGAAGCTGTTTCTTCCAAACTAGATGCTTGAGAATCAGTTCTGCTTGAAAGTTCAACACTGCTTTCCATCATTCTCTGAGAAGCTAAAACTATTTCATTTGATGCATCATTAACATTGCTTACAACCTCAGCTAATTTCTTACTCATAATATTAAATGCTTTCTCTAACTCTCCGAATTCATCTTTTCTATAATTAGTTTCAGATTTAAGTTCTATATTTCCTTCAGATATTCTATTTGCCTTTTTCATCAAAACACTTAAAGGACTCATAGTTTTTGTGATATATGAAACCGAAAATAAATTAACAAATATTATAGACAATATACAAACTATTATAGCTATTCTAACCATACTTATATTTTCAGCATATATAACATTATCATCTGTTGCCATAGATAATATCCAAGGCATAGTATTCATTCTTGTATAAATTGCTGTTCTCTTTTCACCATTAGTATCAGAAATATATTTTAATGTACCATTATCTTTGTTAGATTTTATAACTTCATCATAGCTTTTATTTGCTGAAGTATTTATTTGATTTCTAGTATCAAGCGAAATATTTCTTTGATAATCAATTGCAAATAGTCTTCCTGTTTCTGGAAGCTGCAATTCTCCTAATTTTGCTCCTAAAGCATCCCAATTAAGAATCATATACACTGTTCCAACTAACACATTATTAGTTTTAACTCCTGCAATGATTGCTAAAGTCATATTATCACTTATAGTTGATTTTATTACTTTTGTATCATAAGCAACATCATAATTATTTTTTACAAAATTATCCCAAATGCCTGGTCTTAGCTCTTTTATACTTCTTCCTAAATTGATACTTTTTGTATTTTGCAAAGTAATACCATTTACATCAGTAACCCCAATATCCAAAGAATATTTATTTATAGCTTCAAACTGTTTCAATGTATCTATTAATGCTACAGCTTCTTCAGGAGTTTGAGTACCAGATAAATAGTTAATAATAGAAGGCGTAATAGAATATGTTTTTATTAAAGTATTGTTTTCTTCAAACCATGTATCCAGCATAGATTTATAACCTTCTATAGTATTATTATATCCAGCATATGTAGATTTTGTTATACCTACATAAGATTTATATGATAATATTATTATTGTTATTATAAGAAGTATTGTTGTAATAATACTTATAGTCAATGGCATCTTAAATCTTATAGAACTAGTCTTTTTCATGGCATTAGATCCTCTAAAATTTAATATTTTATAAAAATAGTTTAACACTTATTACAAAATTTATATATACAAATTTATCGTTTTTTTATATAAAAAATTCAATTAATATATAAATTTATTTGATTTTTAATTAGTATTTATATATTTTTATAATATTAGTATTCTTTAATTAAGAAATTTATTTTATAAAGCATTTACAATTAATAAATACTATATTATGATGTTAATATGAAAACTAATATAAAGAATAAATTAAAAAAAATTATAAGCTTTATACCTATGTTTATAATTATTATTTTAATACTATGGTATAAATCTCCAATAAATGGAATAAAATGCTATCCTGAAAGCGTATCAAAAATAGATATGAATTATAATGGAAAATCTATAATTGTAACCAATACTAATGATATAAATTTCATAATAAAAAGTTTGAATAGTATATCTTTAAATAAATCAATATTAAAAATAAATAAATCTAAAATCGGATTCATAATAAATATACATTCAACTAATAAAAACATGATTAATAATTTAATTATATATTCAGCTGAAGCAGCTTCTATAGGAAATTTTTATTATACCGATAAAAATACAATGTTACCTTATGAATATATAAAAAATTTGTACACTAATGTAAATTAGATTCAAATATATGTAAAAAAAATATAACACTTTTTTTTAAAATTAGGTATAATTAAAAAGTATAGTTTAAATAAAATAATTTTTTGAATCTGGAGAAGATAAGTCATGAAAAAACTTCAAAGCTTAAGAGTGAAGATGCCTCTCATCATTATTTCTATGGTTACTTTCTTTATTGTAGCATTAATAGTAATAACAGAAATAAAAGCATCCGATGCCATAAAAAATGCTACATATACTGGATATAACAACACAGTTATGGGCTTTGCATCACTTATAGATACTTGGTTTGATGATCAATTGGTTATAGCAAGCATATACGGAACTTCTGAAGAATTAATAAGATATTTGCAGTTAAGAACAGAAGATTTAAGAAATATAGCTTTAAATAATCTAAAAAAATTTAAATCATTAAATGAATATGCTATAAATATAGGCTTATCAGATTCTAATGGAATAGTATTGATCGATTCAGATAACCCTGATCTAGTAAATCAAAATGTTTTTAATATACATCCAGATTTAAAAAATAAAATAAATGGTAACTCTAAAGGAGTATTCGGAGAAAATATTACTCACTCTCTTACAACTGGCGGATGGTCTTTAATACTGCTAGAAAAAGTTACTGATGGTAATAATCAGCTTATTGGATATTTATATGTTATGCTTGACTGGTCTACTTTGAATAAAAATCACATAGAACCTCTTGTAATAGGTAAAACAGGAAGTATGTTTGCTATTGATAAAAATTTAATAATAAAAATACATAGTAAAACAGAAAATATAAATCAGCCTGCTCCTGCTCAATTTAAAGATGCTTTCAACTTGGGAAAAGGAATATTAAGTTATGATTTCAATGGTGAAAGCAGAGTTTCATCAGTTATGACATTAAAATCACAGCCTTGGGTATTGGGTATATCTGTAACAGAAGCTGAAATATATGAAGCTAACAGAATACTTATGCTTATGATGATAGTAATATCTCTTATAGCTATAGTTATAATATCAGTATTTATATCTATATTTATTATGTCTATAACAAAACCATTACATTTATTAGTAGGTGTTGCTAAAGAAATAGCAGATGGAGATTTAAGAACTACAAAACAAAAAATTAAAAGAAAAGATGAACTTGGAGAATTATCAGATGCATTTGTTGCTATGAGAAAAAAATTAGTAGATACTATAATGACTGTTGAAGAATCTGCAAATAATATTACAATGGCTGCAAAAGAATTATCTGAACAAAATACAGATTTAGCACATAGAACAGAAAGTCAGGCAGCAAGTATTGAGGAAACTTCTGCCTCTATGACAGAAATTTCTGCAACAATAAGAGACTCTGCTGAACACTCTATAAATGGAAGTAAAATGATATTAGATTCTAAATCATCTGTAGAGAATGCTGGAAATATTATATCTGAAACAACTACAAATATAGAAGAAGTTCATGATGCAAGTTCTAAAATTAAGGATATAACAAAAATAATTGAAGATATAGCATTCCAAACTAATATACTTGCTCTTAATGCTTCAGTAGAGGCTGCACGTGCCGGAGAACAAGGTAAAGGATTTGCTGTTGTAGCTGCTGAAGTAAGAAACTTGGCTCAAACTACTCAAACTTCAGTAAAAAGCATTACAGATTTGATTGAAAATGTTTATGAAAAGATAGATAAATACAGGGACAGCAAGAGAATCTCAGGAAATATTTATAGAAATACAGAATAAAATAGACGATGCTTCTAAAATTATGCAAGGAATAAGCAACAGTGCGGTTGAACAGCAAAATGGTATAGATCAGGTAAAAATAGCAATAGCAGAAATGGATTCTACAACTCAGAAAAATGCTGCATTAGTAGAAGAAGCTACTGCATCTGCTGAATTATTATTCGCTCAGTCTAAAGAATTAATGGATGCTATACACTTATTCAAACTTCCTGATGGAACTAAATAAGTAAATTATAAAATATAAAAAAATACCTCATACTTTTATTTAGGGTATGGGGTATTTTTATTTTAAACATATTATATAATCAAATATTATACAAATAAAATATATATTGAAATAAAAAATCACAATATATGTATTAAATGTACAATACTATATAAGAAAATCTTAAATATTACAATATCTTTACCATTTTTTACCTATTTTTACATAAAAACATAATATGCTTTATTATTCAATATTATTTATATAGTTATATAACTATACAAATAAAAATTATGAGGTTAATATTTTATGAACAAACTCAAAAGCTTGAAAGTGAAAATACCCCTAACAATCATTTCTGTAGTAGTAGTATTTATAGCGGCATTAATTGTAATAACTGATATAAAAGCTTCAGAAAGTCTTAAAAAAACGGCATTAGACGGATATAATAATATTGTTTTCGGATATGCTTCTCTAATAGATACATGGTTTGATGAACAAATAATTATAGCAGAAACTTATGGATCAAATAAAGAATTAATGGATTATCTAAAAAATGGCAGTGAAGCAGAAAAAGAAGCAGCTTATAATAGACTAAAAAAAATACAGTCAATAAATAAATATGCTATTAACATAGGATTAACTGATATCAATGGCAATATAACATTAGATTCAACTGATGAAAATTACATAGGTAAAAGCATTTTTGATTTCAATGCTGATTTAAAAGATAAATTAAATTCTGATAAAAATACTATATTCTCCGAAGAAATAACAAAATCTTCTGTAACAGATAATTGGTCTTTAACTTTAATTGAAAAAGTATTTGATGATAATAATCAATTAATAGGACATCTTTATATTATTTTCGACTGGGCTAAATTTAATATACAGCATGTGGAGCCTTTAGTTGTTGGAAAAACTGGCAATATGTTTATGATAGATAATAATTTAATTTGTAAGATACATAGTAAAACTCAATATATAAATATTTCAGCACCTTCTGAATTAAAAGGAGGATTCGATTTAGGAAAAGGAGTTTTCCATTATGTTTGGGAAAATGAAAAAAGAGTATCATCTGTAATTACATTAAAAACTTTACCTTGGGTACTTGGAATATCAGTAACTGAAAAAGAAATTTATGAACAAAATCAAATACTTCTAATTATAATAATATCAATATCATCAGCAGCTATATTAATATTATCTGCATTCATATTCTTATTCATAAAATCTATAACAAAACCATTAGACATATTAGTAAATTCAGCAAAAGAAATAGCAAGCGGAGATTTGAGAAACACAAAAGAAAGCATACATCGTGAAGATGAATTAGGAGAATTATCCAATGCATTTACATATATGAGAAATAAATTAGTTGATACTATAAAAGAAGTAGAAATTTCAGCAAACAATATCAGCACGGTTGCTAAAGGTTTATCTGAACAAAATAATAATTTATCAAATAGAACAGAAAGCCAAGCAGCAAGTATAGAAGAAACTTCAGCATCTATGAATGAAATAACAGCTACTATAAAAGATTCTGCGGATAATTCTATAAATGGAAATAAAATGATATTGGATGCAAAATATTCTATAGAAAATGCTGGAAATATAATCTTAGAAACTACTTCAAGCATAGAAGAAGTAAATGAAGCAAGCTATAAAATAAAAGATATTACAAAAATAATTGAAGATATAGCATTTCAAACTAATATACTCGCTCTTAATGCTTCTGTAGAGGCAGCACGTGCCGGAGAACAAGGAAAAGGTTTCTCTGTAGTTGCAAGCGAGGTAAGAAATCTTGCTCAAACTACACAAACCTCAGTAAAAAGCATATCAGAGTTAATTGAAAATGTATCTGATAAAATAGATAAAGCAACAGGAACAGCAAGAGAATCTCAAAAAATATTTGTAGATGTTCAAAATAAAATCAATAAAGCTTCAAAAATTATGAAAGATATAAGTCAAAATGCAGTAGAACAGCAGAATGGTGTAGATCAAGTAAAAATAGCCATTTCTCAAATGGATTCTGACACACAGAAGAATGCTTCTTTAGTAGAAGATGCAGCATCTTCAGCTAAAACATTGTTTAATCAATCAGAAAAGCTTATGGAAACTGTACATTTATTCAAGCTTCCTGTAAAATAATGCTTAATATTTGAAAACTATATATTTATACATTTGATATTTATTGATTTTCGTATAAAATAGCATTAAATATTTTTATATAAGGTACAATATGTCATTTACATTTAATGTATTAAAAAACAGTAGTCAAACAGCAGCAAGACTTGGAAAAATAAATATTAATGGAATAGAAATAGATACACCTGTTTTTATGCCTGTTGGTACAAAAGCAACAGTAAAGGCTTTAACCCCTCTTATGATAGAAGAAACTGAAAGTAAAATAATATTAGCCAATACGTATCATTTAGTATTAAAACCTGGACTTGAGGTATTAAAAAAATTCGGCGGAGTTAAAAAGTTTATGGGCTGGAAAGGAGCTATGCTTACAGATTCCGGCGGATTTCAGGTATTTTCTTTGGCAAAATTAAGAAAAATAAATGATGACGGAGTGGAATTTAGCTCTCATATAGATGGTTCTAAATACTTTTTTACCCCTAGAAGTGTAATGGAAGCTGAGCATATTATAGGGGCAGACTTTATAATGTGTCTTGATGAATGTTCTAAGCATGATGCCTCTTATGAATATGTTAAAGAAGCAATGTTCAGAACACATAAATGGGCTAAAGAATGCAAAGAATATCATGACAGCACTCCAAACAGCGAATATCAGTATTTAGGAGGCATCATACAGGGCGGAATGTTTGATGATTTAAGAAAAGAAAGTGCTGAAACTCTAGTAAATATGGATTTCCCTTTCTATTCTATAGGAGGACTTTCTGTAGGTGAAACTCCTGAACAAATGCATGAAGTTCTTTCAAAAGTTATGCTATACACTAACAAGCAAAAACCACGTTATTTAATGGGTGTTAGCGAGCCTAGAGATATACTTAATGGGGTTATGGAAGGTATAGATATGTTTGACTGTGTTATGCCTACTAGAAATGCTAGAAATGGAGAGGCATTTACTATGAATGGTGTTGTGAGGATAAGAAATTCTAAATATAGAATGGATGATGAAGTGCTTGAAGAAGGCTGTGATTGTTATACTTGTAAGAATTTCTCTAAAGCCTATCTTAATCATTTGGATAAAACGCATGAAATACTATTTTCTACTCTTATGACTATACATAATGTAAGATTTATGCAAAGATTTATGAAAGATTTAAGAAATTCTATTGAAAATGATGTATTTTCCGATTATAGAAAGGATATGATGAATAAATTTTATTAAAAAATTTATTAGTTTACATATTTTACAAAAAGTTGTATTATATAACATAAAATAATTAAGCGAGTTTATTTATGGCAGGTAAATACGATAAGCAATTAGCTAAATATAATGATATTTTATCTAAAAAACCAAATGATCCTTATGCTTTATCTATTCTAGCTAGAATAGCAATTAAAGAAAATAGAATTGAGGATGCAGAGAACTATTATACTGCTATTTTATTAAAAATGCCTGATCATCCAGAATCATTATATATGATGGGCTTCATAAATATGAAAATAAATAAATATAGTGCTGCTGTAAAGTATTTCAAAAAGCTTTTAGAAAATGGTAAAGAAAATGTTTTTATATATGAATATTTATCTACAATGGATAAAAGTAACAGAAGAGAATATTTAGAAAAAGCATTAGAATTATCAAAAAATATGAAAACAAGATCCAAAGATTATAAAAGATGTTCATATATAGCCTTCCAATCTTATGCTTGGAAGGAATATGATATATCTTTTGAATATGCCAATTTAGCTTATGATGCTAAGCCTACAAATGATATTATTAATCTATTAGGATGTATATATCATCATAATGAAGATTATGACAAGGCTCTTTCTCTTTTCCATGAAGTTAATGCTAATTATGAAAGCAAAAATCCTTATGTATTATGTAATATATCTTCATGCTATAATAAAAAAAATAGTAATAAAATGGCTATAAGATATTTAGAAAAAGCTTTGGAAGTTAATAATAATGACAAAGTAATATACTATACTATAGGTTCTATATATGCTTCAACAGGAAATAAAAAATTAGCAATTGAAAATTTTGAAAATGCTTTAAAAATTAATAATAATTATGAAGAGGCAAGAAAGGCTTTGGAGGCTATTAAAGAGTAATATTTTTATGTAAAAAAATAAATAAAAAACTTTCAATATTAGTCAATTTAGTATATTATAAATAACTAAAATATATAGTAATGAATGGGGTATTGCAACTGTGAACTTTTTCGATTATATAAAATACAATTTATTTAACATAAGAACTCCTGAACTAGTAGAAAAAATGCGTATGGAGGAGTATTCTGATAGAATATCTAAACAAAAATATAATTTTGTAGACTTAAAAACTAAATCATTAACAGTTACATGTGCAAAATTCATGTTTGAAATGTATAAAGTAATAGGACCATTACTCAATCCTTTAAAAGAAGAGTTTATAATAAAAGATGGAAAACAATTTTCATATTATTTGATAGAAGTATCTTTTAATAATGAAATGAAAGAATTATATGCTACATTAAATAGAGATTATATGATGTCAAAAATACAGGAAGGTAAAAATCCTAATGCTGTATTTAATGAAGTAAAAAATAACTTCGTAAAATTCAAGAAATTTATAAGCGGAGAAAGTGGAAAAGAAATCAATTTAACTTTCAATTTGCTTAAAGACTTTGCCCAGTTATCAAATTTTGATTTCTTTCTATTTTTAAGAGCTTTTTGTCCTTCATTTGTAGATGGTGCTTATAATTCTAATCCACAATTCAAACCTAGTTCAAATATACAAATAGTTGATGACTTAGTAAAATTAGACTATGCTGTTAATTCTATAGTAATAAGAAAAGAATTATTATCTGCATTAAATGTATTTCAGCAATATTTAGGAATGCCTGCTATACCTGAAAAAAATATTAAATCATTCTTAGCAAGAATTAAATATCTTCAAACTCCTGATGTAATGCATGACATAATAGTTTATTTACTTAAAGATTTTACTTATAAATGCAGTATTAATCCGTCAAATGTTAATATATTTGTAAATTATATAACAGATTTCACAAATAATTTGAAAAAAGATATGGATAGTATAGTTTCTGAAATTAAGAGCAGTAAAATTGCTGGAATGAGAAATAAAATATTTAACGGCATAGAAATATTAAAAATGTCTAATGTAAATGAAGAAAAAAATGAACAGCTTGAAAAATTTGACTGTCCTATATTTACATGTGTAGAACCGCTTCAGTATATAAAAACATTCATCATAGAAATGTTTGATATAAAT
This window contains:
- a CDS encoding DUF5312 family protein, translated to MNFFDYIKYNLFNIRTPELVEKMRMEEYSDRISKQKYNFVDLKTKSLTVTCAKFMFEMYKVIGPLLNPLKEEFIIKDGKQFSYYLIEVSFNNEMKELYATLNRDYMMSKIQEGKNPNAVFNEVKNNFVKFKKFISGESGKEINLTFNLLKDFAQLSNFDFFLFLRAFCPSFVDGAYNSNPQFKPSSNIQIVDDLVKLDYAVNSIVIRKELLSALNVFQQYLGMPAIPEKNIKSFLARIKYLQTPDVMHDIIVYLLKDFTYKCSINPSNVNIFVNYITDFTNNLKKDMDSIVSEIKSSKIAGMRNKIFNGIEILKMSNVNEEKNEQLEKFDCPIFTCVEPLQYIKTFIIEMFDINYKDPLNDMFLGAEFVSKDRNSQGLDAFYILNDVREVIQRFDTMLSPESENFKRLKTWIISKNKANANKDLIETMVNKIDTEGNKIVLSVYNSVIDLTTIVKNIFEDCKNNTKLEITNANKVQYLPKFNLDIAKKMLDDFDNFIALMKNFVR